The Brachyspira sp. SAP_772 genome includes the window GCATATTTTAATTGATCTGCAAAAACTTTCATTATAGGATCATCACCATACACTTTTTCAATATCGATATTAGATTTTGGAGAAAATTTTCCTATCTCTTTACAATATCTTTCTGATATTTCAGAACTTATAAACCATGTTAAGAAATCCCAAGCACCATCTACATTTTTACCTTTGATAATTGTAAAATTTTCACCGCCTAATACTGAAGCATATTTTTTATCCATAGGAATTTTTGTAACACTCCAATTTTTATTAGGAGCATTCTTTAATACAGAAGGAACCATCCAACTTCCATTTATCATCATAGCAGCTTTACCTGCATTAAATTGTTTCTCTATATCAGCTTGGCCCCAAATTAATAACTCTTTACTTGCATACCCGTTTTTTACTAAATCAGTCAAAAAAGTTAATGCTCTTACACCTTCAGGACTATTAATTTTATTTATATTACCACCTGCTGATATTATCCAAGGTAATAATTGGAAAGTACCTTCTTCATTTTTTACTGCACTCCAAACCAATCCTTTAGTATCACCTTTAGTTAAAACTTTAGCAGCATTTTCTAATTGTGCCCAATTAGTAGGTACTTCTAAATTATTTTCTTCTAAGGCATCTACATCATAAAATAATGCTAAACAATTAACCGCATGAGGTAAACCATATATTCTGCCATCATATTTAACAGAATTTAATGGTCCCTCTAAAAACTGATTATCTTCCCAAGCATTAAATCTATCCGTTATATCTTCAAAAAGACCTGCTTTAGAAAAAGATGCCTGATCAGGATTGTCTATCATTCCTATATCTGGAAGTTCACCTGCAACAGCACCCATAGCATATTGTTTTAATAACTCTTCTCTAGGAACAAATTGAGCTTTTACAAAATATTTATCCTGTAAAGAGTTATACTCATCTATATAACTCAAAAAAGCTCCCACATCTGGTTCTGCAAAATAGTGCCATATAGTAACAACTTCTTTTCCATCTACAACTTCAGAATCATTCCCGCTACAACTGATAAATAAAAAAACTAAAGATACTAAAAATAAAATAATTTTTTTCATAGTAGGGTCTCCTAAAAATAAATTATAAATTGTATATAAATTGATTTAATTTAGCTTCAAGCAATTCTTGATTACCACTAGGAAGTTCTTTTTCCTCTAAGTTCATAGCATAATCATATAACTCTTCTAATGAAGTAGATTTGCTTTCTATTTTTGCCCCTATACCGCTATTGTAAGAACTGTATCTTTCTTCAATAAACTTATCAAAATAGCCATCTTTAACTATTTTATCAGCTATTCTTAATCCCCAAGCTAAAGTATCCATTCCAGCAATATATGCATACACTAAATCGTCCATAGTATGAGATGGTCTTCTCACTTTAGCATCAAAGTTAAATCCGCCATTTTTTAATCCGCCGTTTCTAATAATCTCTACCATCATTAACACTGCATCATAAACATTAGTAAGGAACATATCTGTATCCCAACCTAAGAAAGTGTCTCCGTAGTTAATATCAACTGAACCCAATTTTCCATGATTTCTAGCAACCTGCATTTCATGCTGCATAGTATGTCCTGCCAAAGTAGCATGGTTTACTTCCAAATTAAGTTCAAAATATTTATCTAAATTATAATGATATAAGAATTCTAAAGTAGTAGCAGCATCAAAATCATATTGATGTTTTGTAGGCTCTTTTGGTTTTGGTTCAATAAATAATTGTCCTTTAAATCCTATTTTCTCTTTATATTCAACTGCCATAGATAAGAAATAAGCTAAATGGTCTAATTCTCTTTTCATGTTAGTATTAAGTAAAGTTTCATACCCTTCTCTTCCGCCCCAAAATACATAGCCTTTTGCATCTAATTTCTTAGCTATATCCATAGTCTTTTTAGTTTGAGCAGCAGCAACTGCAAACACATCAGCATAAGGGCTAGTAGCAGCACCATGCATGTATCTAGGATTTGTAAATAAAGATGAGGTAGCCCATAAGAGCTTTTTACCCGTTTTAGACATACTATCTTGAACGAAATCTACTATCATATCTAATTTTTCATTAGTTTCTTTCAAAGTTTTATATTCAGGGGCTAAATCTCTGTCATGGAAGCAGAAATAATTTATTCCCAATTTTTGCATAAGCTCAAATCCAGCCTCTAATCTCATTTTAGAAGCTTCTAAAGCCTCTTTGCCATTCCAAGGTCTAGTTGCAGCAGCCGCACCAAAAGGATCAGCACTTCCAGCTGCCAATGTATGCCACCAACTCATTGCAAAAGGCATCCACTCTTCCATTGTTTTTCCTGATATAACTTCTGAAGCATTGTATTGCTTGAATGAAAAAGATTCTTTACTGTCTTTTCCTTTGTATGATACTTTATCAACATTTTTAAAATATTCCATATTCCTATTAACTCCAAATAAAAAGATATTTAGTAAAATGAATTTACTTAAATATTAAAAAATATAAATAATAAAATCATTTTACCAAATATAAGTGTAGTCAAAAATGTTAATTTGTCAAGAAAAAAGAAACTTTTTTTATGAAAAAATATTTTTTTAAGAAAAAAAATCCTTCTCATATAATAAATCAAAGAAATTTATAAGCCCAACACCAACTAATGATGACTTGTCTCCAAACTTTGATTTAATAATCATTATATTAAATTTTGAATAAAAATTATTATTTTCAAATACTTCTTTTTGTATATATGGATATATTCTATTCCAATAATCAGTTATTTTACCGCTTAATATAATTTTATTAGAGTCATATATAGCAAGCAGACTTCTTATGCCTTTACCTAAAAATTTACAATATTCTTTTATAACCTTTTCTGACTTTTTATCAGAACTTTCAAAAAGTTTATTAATATCATCAAAATTAAGTTTGTATTTTTTTATAATATTTTTAAGTCCGTCATAAGAAGCATATCTTTCAAAACAACCCTTATTGCCGCAAGTGCAAGGCTCACCGTCCATAATTATAGTAAAATGACCAATCTCTCCAGCAAGTCTATGAGCCCCTTTTAATAATTTGCCGTCTACTATCTGACCGCCTCCAACTCCAAAATTTGATATAGATATAAGCATATAATTATTTTTATCTGCCTCTTTTGACAAAAAAAATTCACCCAATACAGCACTATTAGCCTCATTTTCTAAAATTATCTTTAAATTCAGTTCTTCTTCTAAGTTATTTATATTAATATTCTCTAATCCCAAATTAGTTGCATATAATATATTTTTTCTATCAAAACTAATATTACCAGGTATTGATATACCTAATCTCTTTATAGCAAATGCTTCTTTGAAATTTTCTCTATAATCTTTTACTACAAAGCTTATAACATCAAAAAAATTATTATTATTTATAGTTTTATTATACTCTTTGTAATATGAATAATTTCCAGACATATCAACTATAGCAATTTTTACCAAATTAAAATCTATGTCTATTGCTAAAGCTCTTTTTTTATAAAGTGTAGTCTTCCAAATTTGAGCTTTTCTCCCTACAGTACCTACTGTAAAATCTTCTTTTGTAATAAAATCATTTTTAAACAAAATATCTAAAGATTCATTTACAGTAGGTTTAGTAAGCTTCAAACTTTCAACTATATCTATACTTGTAAATTTTTCTTTTTTTATACATTCTCTTAAAATCTTTTTAAAATTTTTTTCTTTTGATAATAACTGATATTTCATAAAAACAACTTCAATAAATATTTAATTAAATAATATTTAATACCAAAATCAAATAAAAATCAAATTATTATATATAATCTCTTGATTTTGAATATTATTTTTATATAATACTATATAAAACCCAATTAGTAAAATCAATTAATTAATATAATTTTAGGATTATATATGTATACACTAGGAATAGATTTAAGCACACAAAGTTTAACTTTAAGTATTTTAAATTACAAAACCTTTAAAAATGAATTAAATATCTCTATAGCTTTCAACAAATTAGAAGAGATAAAATACTCAAAAATGAATAAAGATACATTATTAGTGGACTCTAATATAAATGGCAAAGCAGAACAAGACATTAATATTTTTTTGATAGCATTAGATAAAGCATTATCAGAATTAAAAGAGAAATGCAATGTAAAAGAAATTAAAGCTATTCAAATTTCTGCTCAACAGCATGGGCATGTTTATTTGTCAGAAAATTACAAAAATAATTTAAACAAATTAAAAAACAAAGAATATGCAAATAAAAACTTAATGGAAATATTAAAAGATTCGTATTCTTATGATTATGCTCCAATATGGAGAACTTCCTGCACACAAAAAGAAGCTGATGAACTTAGAAACAGTGCAGGCGGAAAAGAAAAAATGATTCAAATAACAGGCTCGGATTCCCCTCTTAGATTTACTGGGGCTGTAATAAAATATAATTTTAACAATAATTCAGAATTAAAAAATAATACATATAAAATATTTTTGCTTAATACTTTTATTGCATCTATTCTAACAGCTAAAGATGATATTAGTGCAGATTTTGGAAATGCTTCAGGTATGAGTTTAATGGATTACACTAAAAAAGAGTGGAATAACAGTTTAGTTAATACTGTATCAAATAATCTAAAAGAAAAATTAGGAAACATAGATAATCCTTCTTCATTGGCTGGAAATATAACAGAATATTTTATAGAAAAATATGGTTTTGATAAAGACTGTTTAGTAGGCATAGGAAGCGGTGATAACCCTCAAACAAAAGTTTTATATAAAGGCGATATACTATCTCTAGGAACTAGCTTTGTATATATGCTTAATATTGATGAAAACACAAGAGATTTTTCTGGTGTATCTAATGCTATGTATGATGGTATAGGAAACCCATTTATGATATTCTGTCGTACTAATGGAGCTATGGTTTGGGACGAAATAATGAATTTATATAACAAAAACTATAAAGATATAACAGAATCATTATCAAAAAATATATATAATTTACCTATCATGATATATCAAAAAGAAAATGAATCTGTGCCTATAAGCAAATCTTTTGATATAAAAAGATATTATGATAATGCTTCTTTTGATAATGATTATAAAGGAATTGTATTAAGCTCTTTAGGATTAGTGGCAGCATATTCCAAAAAGTTTGCTTCAGAAAAAAAAGCAGCAGACTTATCTGTTACAGGGGGACCTACTAAAGATAAAGAAATATTAAAAATAATAGCTAATATTTGGCAATGCCCTATAAAAATACTTCCTTCTGGAGGAGCTTCTCTTGGCTCTTCAATAAGTGCTATATTATTATTAAAAGAGAATATTTCTTTAGATGATGTTAGAGGCTCATTAATAGATAACACTGTAATAGAGCCTGATTATAATTTATCAAACAAATATGATGATTATTTAAAATCTATGAACGAAAAATTTAACGAAATAATTAAACAATAATATTACTCTAAAAGCTTAATTATGTTTTTATGATTTTTTTGCTTAGCATAAAATATTGCATCATTACCGTTATTATTAACTATATATTTATCAGCATTTGCATTTAAAAGTAATGCCACTACTTTTGTATGACCTTCCATAGAAGCTAATATTAATGCTGTATTTCCTGCCTCATCTTGAACATTTACATTAATATTTTTTGCTATTAAATCTTTAACAATATCATCATCTCCAAAAATAGAAGCATCTAAAAGAGTAGCCTCATCTTGAGTGAGAGTATATGCTAAATTAAAAGAAAAGAATATAAAGATTATTAAAAAAAGATATTTTCTCATAATAAGTCCTATATAAAAAAACGACTCTTAAAAGTCTTTAAGAATCGTTTATTAAAAGATGTGGAGGTTATGGGGATCGAACCCACGACCTACTGCGTGCAAGGCAGTCGCTCTCCCAAACTGAGCTAAACCCCCGTGTATGTTAAAGAACCTGAGCGTGTGGGCCTGGGAGGAATTGAACCACCGACCTTTCGATTATCAGTCGAACGCTCTAGCCATCTGAGCTACAGGCCCTTTTTTTTATCTTTAATATGGTATATAATATAACATATTACAAAAAAAATAGCAAGTTCTTTTTCTAAAATATTTACAAAAAAAACTTCTAAAGATATATTTATGGAGATAGTTATATGAATTTTAAAATTTCTAAAATGATGGCTAAAAAGGATTTTCAAAAAGAGTTCTCTGATTTTATGTTAAAGGCTGTTTCTATTCCCAATGTTATTAGTTTTGCTGGAGGAATGCCTAACCCTATTTCTTTTCCAAATAAAGAATTAAAAAAAGCATACTCTTTTGTAATGGATAATCATTATAAAACAGCATTGCAATATGCAAATACTCAAGGATATATTGAATTAAGAAAGATAATAGCTCAAAGATACAAAACCAAAGAAAATATTAATTTAGATGCAGACGACATATTAATAATAAATGGAGCACAGCAAGGTTTTGATATAATATCCGCTGTTGTGTTAAATGACAGTGATAATGTCATAGTTGAAGCTCCTACTTTTTTGGCAGCAATTCAAACTTTTAATTTGTATAATGCTAAAATACATAGCGTAGAAATAAGCGATGAAGGAATTAATTTAGATGAATTAAAAACCATACTAAAAAAATATAAATCAAAATTATTTTATACAATTCCAAACTTCCAAAACCCAACAGGATTAACTTACAATAATGCAACAAGAAAAATAATTGCAGATATGATAAAAAAAACTAACACAATACTTATAGAAGATAATCCATATGGAGCTTTAAGATTCAAAGGCGAAAATCAAGAATCATTTTTTAATTTACTAAATGAACAAGTTATTTTAATGGGATCTTTCTCAAAGACAATTTCACCGGGCATAAGAGTTGGTTGGTTGGCATCAAGCAATAAAGAGTTCATGAAAAAAGCTATAGAATACAAGCAAATACTTGATGTTCATACAAGCATGCCTGACCAAATGGCTATTGCTCAATATATAAATAATACTAACTTTGATAAACATATAGAAAAAATAAGAAAACTATATTATAAGCAGTGCAATGCTATGATAAACGCTATAGAAAAATATTTTCCAAAGGAAGTTAAGTATACAAAACCAGAGGGTGGAATGTTTATATGGGTAGAGCTTCCAAAAAATATTAAATCTGTAGAGTTAGCAAATGAGACTATAAAAAGAAATGTGGCAATATCTCCGGGAGATCCTTTTTATAATAAAAAAAGAAATGTTAGCACTTTTAGATTAAGTTATTCAAATTGTTCTGTAGAAAATATTGACAAAGGAATGAAAATAATAGGCGATACAATAAAAAATATGATATAATAATAATTAATAGAAATAATAATAATACTTAATAAAAAAATATAATAGGAGTAAAAATATGAAGGACACAAGGATAGAGAAATTAGCTTACAATTTGGTGAATTATTCATGCAAATTAAAAAAGGGAGAAAATGTTTTAATAAAGGTTTATGGAGAGGGAGAAGAGAGAGATTTAGTGATGGCTATAATACAAGAGGTTTACAAGGCTGGCGGAAATCCTTTTGTATGGAATCAAGACCCGCAGATAATGAGAGAACTGTTAAAAAAATGTAATGAG containing:
- a CDS encoding PLP-dependent aminotransferase family protein, which translates into the protein MNFKISKMMAKKDFQKEFSDFMLKAVSIPNVISFAGGMPNPISFPNKELKKAYSFVMDNHYKTALQYANTQGYIELRKIIAQRYKTKENINLDADDILIINGAQQGFDIISAVVLNDSDNVIVEAPTFLAAIQTFNLYNAKIHSVEISDEGINLDELKTILKKYKSKLFYTIPNFQNPTGLTYNNATRKIIADMIKKTNTILIEDNPYGALRFKGENQESFFNLLNEQVILMGSFSKTISPGIRVGWLASSNKEFMKKAIEYKQILDVHTSMPDQMAIAQYINNTNFDKHIEKIRKLYYKQCNAMINAIEKYFPKEVKYTKPEGGMFIWVELPKNIKSVELANETIKRNVAISPGDPFYNKKRNVSTFRLSYSNCSVENIDKGMKIIGDTIKNMI
- a CDS encoding ankyrin repeat domain-containing protein; amino-acid sequence: MRKYLFLIIFIFFSFNLAYTLTQDEATLLDASIFGDDDIVKDLIAKNINVNVQDEAGNTALILASMEGHTKVVALLLNANADKYIVNNNGNDAIFYAKQKNHKNIIKLLE
- the xylA gene encoding xylose isomerase — encoded protein: MEYFKNVDKVSYKGKDSKESFSFKQYNASEVISGKTMEEWMPFAMSWWHTLAAGSADPFGAAAATRPWNGKEALEASKMRLEAGFELMQKLGINYFCFHDRDLAPEYKTLKETNEKLDMIVDFVQDSMSKTGKKLLWATSSLFTNPRYMHGAATSPYADVFAVAAAQTKKTMDIAKKLDAKGYVFWGGREGYETLLNTNMKRELDHLAYFLSMAVEYKEKIGFKGQLFIEPKPKEPTKHQYDFDAATTLEFLYHYNLDKYFELNLEVNHATLAGHTMQHEMQVARNHGKLGSVDINYGDTFLGWDTDMFLTNVYDAVLMMVEIIRNGGLKNGGFNFDAKVRRPSHTMDDLVYAYIAGMDTLAWGLRIADKIVKDGYFDKFIEERYSSYNSGIGAKIESKSTSLEELYDYAMNLEEKELPSGNQELLEAKLNQFIYNL
- a CDS encoding FGGY family carbohydrate kinase, coding for MYTLGIDLSTQSLTLSILNYKTFKNELNISIAFNKLEEIKYSKMNKDTLLVDSNINGKAEQDINIFLIALDKALSELKEKCNVKEIKAIQISAQQHGHVYLSENYKNNLNKLKNKEYANKNLMEILKDSYSYDYAPIWRTSCTQKEADELRNSAGGKEKMIQITGSDSPLRFTGAVIKYNFNNNSELKNNTYKIFLLNTFIASILTAKDDISADFGNASGMSLMDYTKKEWNNSLVNTVSNNLKEKLGNIDNPSSLAGNITEYFIEKYGFDKDCLVGIGSGDNPQTKVLYKGDILSLGTSFVYMLNIDENTRDFSGVSNAMYDGIGNPFMIFCRTNGAMVWDEIMNLYNKNYKDITESLSKNIYNLPIMIYQKENESVPISKSFDIKRYYDNASFDNDYKGIVLSSLGLVAAYSKKFASEKKAADLSVTGGPTKDKEILKIIANIWQCPIKILPSGGASLGSSISAILLLKENISLDDVRGSLIDNTVIEPDYNLSNKYDDYLKSMNEKFNEIIKQ
- a CDS encoding ABC transporter substrate-binding protein yields the protein MKKIILFLVSLVFLFISCSGNDSEVVDGKEVVTIWHYFAEPDVGAFLSYIDEYNSLQDKYFVKAQFVPREELLKQYAMGAVAGELPDIGMIDNPDQASFSKAGLFEDITDRFNAWEDNQFLEGPLNSVKYDGRIYGLPHAVNCLALFYDVDALEENNLEVPTNWAQLENAAKVLTKGDTKGLVWSAVKNEEGTFQLLPWIISAGGNINKINSPEGVRALTFLTDLVKNGYASKELLIWGQADIEKQFNAGKAAMMINGSWMVPSVLKNAPNKNWSVTKIPMDKKYASVLGGENFTIIKGKNVDGAWDFLTWFISSEISERYCKEIGKFSPKSNIDIEKVYGDDPIMKVFADQLKYAVPRGPHPKWPEISSAMINAEHESLTLNKTPQEALDEAQAKIDQINKAD
- a CDS encoding ROK family protein, whose protein sequence is MKYQLLSKEKNFKKILRECIKKEKFTSIDIVESLKLTKPTVNESLDILFKNDFITKEDFTVGTVGRKAQIWKTTLYKKRALAIDIDFNLVKIAIVDMSGNYSYYKEYNKTINNNNFFDVISFVVKDYRENFKEAFAIKRLGISIPGNISFDRKNILYATNLGLENININNLEEELNLKIILENEANSAVLGEFFLSKEADKNNYMLISISNFGVGGGQIVDGKLLKGAHRLAGEIGHFTIIMDGEPCTCGNKGCFERYASYDGLKNIIKKYKLNFDDINKLFESSDKKSEKVIKEYCKFLGKGIRSLLAIYDSNKIILSGKITDYWNRIYPYIQKEVFENNNFYSKFNIMIIKSKFGDKSSLVGVGLINFFDLLYEKDFFS